Proteins encoded in a region of the Pseudomonadota bacterium genome:
- a CDS encoding AgmX/PglI C-terminal domain-containing protein, with product SGEVERANLAASSMGDPDVERCIVRAVRSWRFPALATLGSTTVTYPWVLNLDPAQDTACY from the coding sequence AGCGGCGAGGTCGAGCGCGCGAACCTCGCTGCTTCGAGCATGGGTGACCCCGATGTGGAACGCTGTATAGTCCGTGCGGTCCGTTCCTGGCGCTTCCCGGCGCTTGCGACACTCGGATCGACGACGGTCACGTACCCGTGGGTCCTCAACCTGGATCCCGCACAAGACACCGCCTGCTACTAG